The sequence below is a genomic window from Micromonospora aurantiaca ATCC 27029.
GGAGGCCAGCGGCGGCATCGCCGTCGCCCCCGCCACCGGCGGCATGGCCGAACTGCTGCGCCGCGCCGACGTGGCCATGTACCAGGCCAAACGCGCCGGCCAACGGGTCGCCACCTACGCACCGGCCCGCGACACCGCCGACCTGAGCCGGCTCACCCTCGGCGGCGAACTGCCCCGCGCCGTCGCCGACCACGAGTTCACCGTCAACTTCCAGCCCATCGTCGACCTGGCGAGCGGCGAGGTGATCGGCGCGGAGGCCCTGGCCCGCTGGCACCACCCCACCCACGGGCTCATCGACCCGCTGCGCTTCCTCGAAGCGGTGGAACGCTCCGGGCTGCTCCCCGCGTTCGCCGAGGCGATCCTCGACCAGGCCCTCATCGCCGCCGGCTCCTGGCGCGACGCCGGCTTCGACCTGCCCGTCTCGGTGAACGTGTCCCCGCGCAGCCTGCTCGACGCCCGCTTCCCCGGCGCCGTGCTGGCCCGGCTACGCGCCCACGACCTCCCGCCGGACCGGCTCGTGCTGGAACTGACCGAGACGCTCACGCTCAGCCAGCTCGACGTCGTCGACCGCGTCCTCAGCCGGCTGCGTGACTCCGGCGTCCGGCTCGCGCTCGACGACTTCGGCACCGGATACTCGTCGCTCTCCCTGCTCTCCCGCATCCCCGTACACGAATTGAAGATCGACCGCAGTTTCGTCGGCGCCATGGAGACCGCGCCCGAAGCCGCCGCCGTGATCCGCTCCACCCTCGACCTCGGCCGCAGCCTCGACCTCACCGTGGTCGCCGAGGGCGTGGAGAGCGAACCGCAACGCCGCGCGCTCTGGGAACTCGGCTGCGCCGCCGGGCAGGGCCACCTGTTCGCCCGGCCACTGCCCGCAGCCGCGCTCCTCGCCGCCCTCCAGCGCGGCCACGGCGGCCGGACCGGCGCGCTCGCACCCGCGCTGCACGACGCCGGCGCCGTCATCCGCCTCCCCGGCCGCCGCACCGGCCGCACCCGCCCGTCACCCCCCGCCGCCACCGACGCCCGGCAACCCTGACCCGGCCGGGCCACCCCGCCGGTCTGCCACACTGGCCCGCGTGACCGCCCAAGCCGACCCGGCAACCCCCGTCTCCCGCCGCTGGTCGGCACTCGACACCGCCGCCGGCGGCCTCGCCCTCGACCTGGGCCTCTACGCCGCCGCCACCGTCTTCGCCGCGATCACCGCCGCCACCTCCACCCTCCCGCCGCACCGCGCCTGGGGCGCCGTCGCCACCATCGGGTACGCGCTCGCCACGCTCGCCGCGACCACCCAGCTGCTCGCCCGCCGCCGCCACCCCGGCACCCCCCTGGCCGGCCTGCCCGCACGCTGGACCGTCGCCGGTCTCACCTGGGCCGCCACCGCGCTGCTGCCGATCGTCACGCAGAGCGTCGAACGCGCCGGCGGACGCACCGACCGCGCTCAGGAGGAGGTGATCGTGGTCGAACACGCCGGAGCCCGCCTCGCCGAGCACGGCACCCCCTACCTCGGACCCGACGCCATCGCCGCCCTGCCCCCCGGCGAGCAACTCCTCGGCTACACCCCCTACCAGCCCGGTATGGCGCTGTTCGGGCTGCCCCGTGCTGCCGTCGACGCCTGGTGGACCGACTCCCGCGTCTGGTTCGCCGTGGTCACCGCGCTCACCCTCGTCGCCCTCGTCGCCACGCTGCGCGCAAGCGGCGGCCCGGGCGCACCCCGCCGCGACGCCGCCGTCCTGCGCGCCGTCCAGGCCGCCACAGTCCTGCCCGTCTGCGCGCTCACCCTCGCCACCGGCGGCGACGACCTCCCCGTACTCGCGCTCTGCCTGCTCGCCCTCGCGCTCGCCGCCGCCGGCCGACCCGGCCTGGCCGGCCTCGCGGTCGGCGCCGCCGGTGCCCTGAAGCTCTTCGCCTGGCCGGTCGCCGTCGTGCTGATCTGCTGGGCCGCCACCCGCCGGTCCGCGACCCGCACCGCCCTCGGTGCCATCGGCCTACCCGTCCTCGCCCTGGTCCCGGTGCTCCTCGTCGACCGCGACGCCCTCGTCGAGAACGTGCTGCGCTTCCCGCTCGGCCACGGCCTCGTCACCAGCCCCGCCCAGTCGCCGTTCCCCGGGCACCTCATCGCCGAGACACTCCCGGCCGGCCGCGCCGTCGCCGCCGCGCTGCTCGTCGCCGCCGGAGGAGCCATCGCCGTCCGGCTGCTGCGCCGTCCGCCCCGCACCGCCGCCGCCACGGCCATCATCTGCGGGTACGGACTGCTCGCCGCGATCCTGCTGATGCCCTCCACCCGCTTCGGGTACCTGCTCTACCCGGCAGCCCTGCTCGTCCTCGCCCCCGCGCTGGCGCTCACCCGACCGGACGACAGGGCGGCATTCCCGGCAACCGCCCCGCGCGATCCGGCCGGAAGGCGTACACCTGAGGGATGACCACCTACCGCGACCGGGCCGAGGCGGGACGCGAACTCGCCGAACGACTCACCGACCTCGCCGGCCGGCCCGACGTCATCGTGCTCGGCCTGGTACGCGGCGGTGTACCCGTCGCCCGGGTGGTCGCCGACCGGCTCGGCGCACCACTGGACGTCCTCGTCGTCCGCAAGCTCGGCGTGCCCTGGGCACCCGAGGTCGCGTACGGCGCGCTCGGCCCCGGCGGCGTGCAGGTCCTCAACGAGATGGTCGCCGGCCGGATCAGCGAGAACGACAGGGCCCAGGTCCGCCGCCGCGAACAGGCCGAACTGGAACGCCGCGAACAGCGCTACCGCGGCGGCCGCCCACCGCTCGACCTCACCGGGCGCACCGCCGTCATCGTGGACGACGGCCTCGCCACCGGCGCCACCGCCCGCGCCGCCGTCCAGGTCGCCCGCCACCTCGGCGCCGTCCGCGTCCTGGTCGCCGTCCCGGTCGGATCCGAGCAGGCGTACGACATGCTCGCCGCCGACGCCGACACGGTCGTGAGCTGCCAACTCCCGCCCGACTTCGCCGCCGTCGGGGCGTACTACGAGGACTTCCACGAGGTCTCCGACGACGAGGTCACGCAGGCGCTGACCGCCACTGCGTGAAAACACCCGGTACCGTCGTTGTCATGCAGATGACCTGTCCCAAGTGCCGCGGAGAAATGCGCCAGTACGAGCGCAGCGGAGTAGTCATCGACCAGTGCGGCGAATGCCGGGGCATCTTCCTCGACCGCGGCGAGCTGGAAAAGCTGTTCGATGCCGAGGCCAACTGGAACCGGCAGCACGGCGGCGCCCCGCAGCAGCCCGCGCCGTCCGGTGCCGGCTACCCGCCACCTCCGCCGCCCCCGCCCGCCGCCGCGCCGCACCAGCCCGGCTACGGCGCCGTCCCCCCGCCCCCTCCGCCGCCGCCCGGCCACGGCTACGCGCAGCCCGCGTACGGCCACGGTCAGCAGCACCACGGCTACCACGGCCACTACCGGCGCAAGAAGAAGCACGGCTTCCTCGGCGAACTGTTCGACTGACCGCCGGCAACGCGCACGCCGGGCCGGTGCACCGCATCGACCCGGCGCGCTCGTCGGCGTGCCGCGCCTGCCGCACCGTGGCAGGCTGCTCGGCATGAGCCCGATCCGGCAGCACGAGGCGCTGGCCCAGGCGTACGACGGCATCACCGCCGTGGTCACTCCGCTCGACGACGCCGGCCTGCAGCGGCCCACCCGGTGCCGCGGCTGGCTCGTCGCCGACCTGCTCTTCCACGTGCTCTGCGACGCCCAGCGCGCACTCGTCGCTCTGGCCAGCCCCGCACCCGGACCGGCCGACGTGGACGACGTCAGCTACTGGCGCGCGTTCACCCCCGGCGACGACGACGTGAGCGCCGGGCACGCCTGGTGGGCACGCCGCTCCGCCGCCGCCTTCGACAGGCCCACAGGCGTGGTCCGGCTCTGGACCGACACCGCGCCCGCCGCCGTCCGCGCGGCCACCGCGGCCGACCCCGACGGGTACGTGACGACACAGGGGCACGTGCTGCGCGTACCCCATCTGCTCGCCACCCTGACCACCGAGGCGGTCATCCATCACCTGGACCTGGTGGTGGACCTGCCGGACGCGCCGCGGCCGGCGGCGGACCCGACGCGGGTCGCGGTGACCACGATGGACGGCCTGCTCAGCGACGACGCGGTACGGCCGGCCGGCTGGGACGACCACGACTACCTGCTGAAGGCCGCCGGGCGGGTGCCGCTCACCGACCGGGACCGGCTGGAGCTGGGCGAGGCCGCCGGCTGGTTCCCGCTGCTCGGCTGACGTCGCTCAGACGATGGCCATGTCGACGAAGCGCGACAGGTGCAGCTGGGCCGCTACGGTGACCGTGTCGGTAGGACCATTTCTGTGCTTTGCAACAATAAAGTCTGCTTCGCCCGCTCGCGGCGACTCCTTGTCGTAGTAGTCGTCGCGGTGCAAAAGGATTACTACGTCTGCATCCTGCTCAATTGAGCCTGATTCCCGCAAGTCGGACAGTTGCGGTCGCTTGTCGGTGCGCTGCTCGGGGCCACGGTTCAGCTGACTCACCGCGATCACCGGGCATTCGACCTCCTTGGCCAGCAGCTTCAGGCCACGGGACAGGTCCGCGACCTCCTGCTGCCGGCTCTCGGTGCGCTTCGGCGAGGTCATCAGCTGGAGATAGTCGACGACGATCAGCTTCAGGTCGTGCTTCTGCTTGAGCCGCCGCGCCTTCGCCCGGATCTCCATGAGGTTCATGCTCGGCGTGTCGTCGACGAAGAGCGGCGCCTCGCTGATCTCACCCATGCAGCGGGCCAGCTTGGTCCAGTCGTCATCGGAGAGCTGGCCACTGCGCAGGACGTGCAGCGGCACGCGCGCCTCGGCCGAGAGGAGTCGCATGACGATCTCGACCTTGCTCATTTCCAGCGAGAAGATCGCCGACGCCTGGTTGGCGCGAATCGCGGCATTTCGGGCGAAGTCCATACTCGCCGTGCTGTTGTGCGTCGGGATCATCGAGCGGCCCGCCAGATACAGATGGTCGGGATTGTCGACAGTCACACAGCGCACCGGAACGCTCGGCACCGGACGGACGTCCACGATGAACCGCGAGTGGGAGCGGACGTCCGACGACGTCCGGCGCCGGGCCGCATGGGCGGTCCGCTTCCGGTCCAGCCGGAAGACCGTGTCCGGGGTGGAGAAGTTCAGCGTGTACGCGATCGACGACTCCTCGGTACGGCCGCGCACCTTGCGCTCGGTCATGGTGCACCGATAGCCCAGGCTGACGACGAGTTCCCGTACGCCGTCGATCAAGCGCCGCGAGGTGGACGTGTACTGCAGGTTCCCGGTCGGCGCCACCGTGCCGTCGGTGTCCATGAGACCGGCGA
It includes:
- a CDS encoding glycosyltransferase 87 family protein gives rise to the protein MTAQADPATPVSRRWSALDTAAGGLALDLGLYAAATVFAAITAATSTLPPHRAWGAVATIGYALATLAATTQLLARRRHPGTPLAGLPARWTVAGLTWAATALLPIVTQSVERAGGRTDRAQEEVIVVEHAGARLAEHGTPYLGPDAIAALPPGEQLLGYTPYQPGMALFGLPRAAVDAWWTDSRVWFAVVTALTLVALVATLRASGGPGAPRRDAAVLRAVQAATVLPVCALTLATGGDDLPVLALCLLALALAAAGRPGLAGLAVGAAGALKLFAWPVAVVLICWAATRRSATRTALGAIGLPVLALVPVLLVDRDALVENVLRFPLGHGLVTSPAQSPFPGHLIAETLPAGRAVAAALLVAAGGAIAVRLLRRPPRTAAATAIICGYGLLAAILLMPSTRFGYLLYPAALLVLAPALALTRPDDRAAFPATAPRDPAGRRTPEG
- a CDS encoding maleylpyruvate isomerase N-terminal domain-containing protein, producing the protein MSPIRQHEALAQAYDGITAVVTPLDDAGLQRPTRCRGWLVADLLFHVLCDAQRALVALASPAPGPADVDDVSYWRAFTPGDDDVSAGHAWWARRSAAAFDRPTGVVRLWTDTAPAAVRAATAADPDGYVTTQGHVLRVPHLLATLTTEAVIHHLDLVVDLPDAPRPAADPTRVAVTTMDGLLSDDAVRPAGWDDHDYLLKAAGRVPLTDRDRLELGEAAGWFPLLG
- a CDS encoding zf-TFIIB domain-containing protein, which encodes MQMTCPKCRGEMRQYERSGVVIDQCGECRGIFLDRGELEKLFDAEANWNRQHGGAPQQPAPSGAGYPPPPPPPPAAAPHQPGYGAVPPPPPPPPGHGYAQPAYGHGQQHHGYHGHYRRKKKHGFLGELFD
- a CDS encoding phosphoribosyltransferase, which encodes MTTYRDRAEAGRELAERLTDLAGRPDVIVLGLVRGGVPVARVVADRLGAPLDVLVVRKLGVPWAPEVAYGALGPGGVQVLNEMVAGRISENDRAQVRRREQAELERREQRYRGGRPPLDLTGRTAVIVDDGLATGATARAAVQVARHLGAVRVLVAVPVGSEQAYDMLAADADTVVSCQLPPDFAAVGAYYEDFHEVSDDEVTQALTATA